In Canis aureus isolate CA01 chromosome 12, VMU_Caureus_v.1.0, whole genome shotgun sequence, a genomic segment contains:
- the ZNF513 gene encoding zinc finger protein 513 isoform X2 → MPRRKQSHPQPVKCEGVKVDTEDSLDEGPGALVLESDLLLGQDLEFEEEEEEEEEEGDGNSDQLMGFERDSEGDSLGARPGLPYGLSDDESGGGRPLSAESEVEEPARGPGEARGERPGPACQLCGGPTGEGPCCGAGGPGGGPPLPPRLLYSCRLCAFVSHYSSHLKRHMQTHSGEKPFRCGRCPYASAQLVNLTRHTRTHTGEKPYRCPHCPFACSSLGNLRRHQRTHAGPPTPPCPTCGFRCCAPRPTRPPSPTEQEGAVPRRPEDALLLPDLSLHVPPGGASFLPDCGQLRGEGEGLCGTGSEPLPELLFPWTCRNCGQELEEGEGSRLGAAMCGRCMRGEAGGGASGGPQGPSDKGFACSLCPFATHYPNHLARHMKTHSGEKPFRCARCPYASAHLDNLKRHQRVHTGEKPYKCPLCPYACGNLANLKRHGRIHSGDKPFRCSLCNYSCNQSMNLKRHMLRHTGEKPFRCATCAYTTGHWDNYKRHQKMDQKPPSTSSPAGQGLHRLP, encoded by the exons ATGCCCCGAAGGAAGCAGAGCCACCCGCAGCCCGTGAAATGCGAGGGGGTCAAAG TGGATACCGAAGACTCCCTCGATGAAGGACCCGGGGCCCTGGTATTGGAGAGTGATTTGCTACTAGGCCAGGATCTGGAgtttgaggaggaagaggaagaggaagaggaggaaggtgaCGGCAACAGCGACCAGCTCATGGGCTTCGAGAGAGACTCTGAAG GAGACTCTCTGGGGGCCAGGCCTGGGCTTCCCTACGGGCTGAGTGATGACGAGTCTGGGGGCGGCCGGCCGCTAAGTGCCGAGAGTGAAGTTGAGGAACCAGCCAggggtccaggggaggccaggggTGAGAGGCCAGGCCCAGCCTGCCAGCTGTGTGGGGGGCCGACAGGTGAGGGGCCGTGTTGTGGGGCAGGAGGGCCGGGTGGGGGGCCCCCGCTGCCCCCACGGCTACTATACTCATGCCGCCTCTGCGCCTTCGTGTCCCACTACTCGAGCCACCTGAAGCggcacatgcagacacacagcGGGGAGAAGCCGTTCCGCTGTGGCCGCTGCCCCTACGCCTCAGCCCAGCTCGTCAACCTGACGCGACATACCCGCACCCACACTGGCGAGAAGCCCTACCGCTGTCCCCACTGCCCCTTTGCCTGCAGCAGCCTGGGCAACCTGAGGCGGCATCAGCGCACCCACGCGGGGCCCCCCACTCCTCCCTGCCCGACCTGTGGCTTCCGCTGCTGTGCTCCACGTCCCACCCGGCCTCCCAGTCCCACAGAGCAGGAGGGGGCAGTGCCCCGGCGACCTGAAG ATGCTCTGCTGCTTCCAGATTTGAGCCTCCATGTGCCACCAGGTGGTGCCAGTTTCCTGCCGGACTGTGGGCAGCTGCGGGGTGAAGGGGAGGGCCTCTGTGGGACTGGATCAGAACCACTGCCAGAGCTGCTGTTCCCTTGGACCTGCCGGAACTGTGGAcaagagctggaggagggggagggtaGTCGGCTGGGAGCTGCCATGTGTGGGCGCTGCATGCGAGGAGAGGCTGGAGGGGGTGCCAGCGggggaccccagggccccagTGACAAAGGCTTCGCCTGTagcctctgcccctttgccaccCACTATCCCAACCACCTGGCTCGGCATATGAAGACGCACAGTGGCGAGAAGCCTTTCCGCTGTGCTCGCTGTCCCTATGCCTCTGCTCATCTGGATAACCTGAAACGGCACCAGCGTGtccacacaggagagaagcccTACAAGTGCCCCCTCTGCCCCTATGCCTGTGGCAACCTGGCCAACCTCAAGCGTCATGGTCGTATCCACTCTGGGGACAAACCTTTTCGGTGTAGCCTTTGCAACTACAGCTGCAATCAGAGCATGAACCTCAAACGCCACATGCTGCGGCACACAGGCGAGAAGCCCTTCCGCTGTGCCACCTGCGCCTACACCACAGGCCACTGGGACAACTACAAACGCCACCAGAAG ATGGACCAGAAGCCACCTTCTACTTCCTCCCCCGCTGGCCAGGGGCTCCACAGACTACCCTAG
- the ZNF513 gene encoding zinc finger protein 513 isoform X1, which produces MPRRKQSHPQPVKCEGVKVDTEDSLDEGPGALVLESDLLLGQDLEFEEEEEEEEEEGDGNSDQLMGFERDSEGDSLGARPGLPYGLSDDESGGGRPLSAESEVEEPARGPGEARGERPGPACQLCGGPTGEGPCCGAGGPGGGPPLPPRLLYSCRLCAFVSHYSSHLKRHMQTHSGEKPFRCGRCPYASAQLVNLTRHTRTHTGEKPYRCPHCPFACSSLGNLRRHQRTHAGPPTPPCPTCGFRCCAPRPTRPPSPTEQEGAVPRRPEDALLLPDLSLHVPPGGASFLPDCGQLRGEGEGLCGTGSEPLPELLFPWTCRNCGQELEEGEGSRLGAAMCGRCMRGEAGGGASGGPQGPSDKGFACSLCPFATHYPNHLARHMKTHSGEKPFRCARCPYASAHLDNLKRHQRVHTGEKPYKCPLCPYACGNLANLKRHGRIHSGDKPFRCSLCNYSCNQSMNLKRHMLRHTGEKPFRCATCAYTTGHWDNYKRHQKVHGHGGAGGPGLSASEGWAPPHSPSSVLSSRGPTPLSTAGSRALHTDSP; this is translated from the exons ATGCCCCGAAGGAAGCAGAGCCACCCGCAGCCCGTGAAATGCGAGGGGGTCAAAG TGGATACCGAAGACTCCCTCGATGAAGGACCCGGGGCCCTGGTATTGGAGAGTGATTTGCTACTAGGCCAGGATCTGGAgtttgaggaggaagaggaagaggaagaggaggaaggtgaCGGCAACAGCGACCAGCTCATGGGCTTCGAGAGAGACTCTGAAG GAGACTCTCTGGGGGCCAGGCCTGGGCTTCCCTACGGGCTGAGTGATGACGAGTCTGGGGGCGGCCGGCCGCTAAGTGCCGAGAGTGAAGTTGAGGAACCAGCCAggggtccaggggaggccaggggTGAGAGGCCAGGCCCAGCCTGCCAGCTGTGTGGGGGGCCGACAGGTGAGGGGCCGTGTTGTGGGGCAGGAGGGCCGGGTGGGGGGCCCCCGCTGCCCCCACGGCTACTATACTCATGCCGCCTCTGCGCCTTCGTGTCCCACTACTCGAGCCACCTGAAGCggcacatgcagacacacagcGGGGAGAAGCCGTTCCGCTGTGGCCGCTGCCCCTACGCCTCAGCCCAGCTCGTCAACCTGACGCGACATACCCGCACCCACACTGGCGAGAAGCCCTACCGCTGTCCCCACTGCCCCTTTGCCTGCAGCAGCCTGGGCAACCTGAGGCGGCATCAGCGCACCCACGCGGGGCCCCCCACTCCTCCCTGCCCGACCTGTGGCTTCCGCTGCTGTGCTCCACGTCCCACCCGGCCTCCCAGTCCCACAGAGCAGGAGGGGGCAGTGCCCCGGCGACCTGAAG ATGCTCTGCTGCTTCCAGATTTGAGCCTCCATGTGCCACCAGGTGGTGCCAGTTTCCTGCCGGACTGTGGGCAGCTGCGGGGTGAAGGGGAGGGCCTCTGTGGGACTGGATCAGAACCACTGCCAGAGCTGCTGTTCCCTTGGACCTGCCGGAACTGTGGAcaagagctggaggagggggagggtaGTCGGCTGGGAGCTGCCATGTGTGGGCGCTGCATGCGAGGAGAGGCTGGAGGGGGTGCCAGCGggggaccccagggccccagTGACAAAGGCTTCGCCTGTagcctctgcccctttgccaccCACTATCCCAACCACCTGGCTCGGCATATGAAGACGCACAGTGGCGAGAAGCCTTTCCGCTGTGCTCGCTGTCCCTATGCCTCTGCTCATCTGGATAACCTGAAACGGCACCAGCGTGtccacacaggagagaagcccTACAAGTGCCCCCTCTGCCCCTATGCCTGTGGCAACCTGGCCAACCTCAAGCGTCATGGTCGTATCCACTCTGGGGACAAACCTTTTCGGTGTAGCCTTTGCAACTACAGCTGCAATCAGAGCATGAACCTCAAACGCCACATGCTGCGGCACACAGGCGAGAAGCCCTTCCGCTGTGCCACCTGCGCCTACACCACAGGCCACTGGGACAACTACAAACGCCACCAGAAGGTGCATGGCCATGGTGGGGCAGGAGGGCCTGGCCTCTCTGCCTCTGAGGGTTGGGCCCCGCCTCATAGCCCCTCCTCTGTGTTGAGCTCTCGGGGTCCCACACCCCTGAGCACTGCAGGTAGCCGGGCTCTCCATACAGACTCACCCTGA
- the ZNF513 gene encoding zinc finger protein 513 isoform X3: protein MGFERDSEGDSLGARPGLPYGLSDDESGGGRPLSAESEVEEPARGPGEARGERPGPACQLCGGPTGEGPCCGAGGPGGGPPLPPRLLYSCRLCAFVSHYSSHLKRHMQTHSGEKPFRCGRCPYASAQLVNLTRHTRTHTGEKPYRCPHCPFACSSLGNLRRHQRTHAGPPTPPCPTCGFRCCAPRPTRPPSPTEQEGAVPRRPEDALLLPDLSLHVPPGGASFLPDCGQLRGEGEGLCGTGSEPLPELLFPWTCRNCGQELEEGEGSRLGAAMCGRCMRGEAGGGASGGPQGPSDKGFACSLCPFATHYPNHLARHMKTHSGEKPFRCARCPYASAHLDNLKRHQRVHTGEKPYKCPLCPYACGNLANLKRHGRIHSGDKPFRCSLCNYSCNQSMNLKRHMLRHTGEKPFRCATCAYTTGHWDNYKRHQKVHGHGGAGGPGLSASEGWAPPHSPSSVLSSRGPTPLSTAGSRALHTDSP from the exons ATGGGCTTCGAGAGAGACTCTGAAG GAGACTCTCTGGGGGCCAGGCCTGGGCTTCCCTACGGGCTGAGTGATGACGAGTCTGGGGGCGGCCGGCCGCTAAGTGCCGAGAGTGAAGTTGAGGAACCAGCCAggggtccaggggaggccaggggTGAGAGGCCAGGCCCAGCCTGCCAGCTGTGTGGGGGGCCGACAGGTGAGGGGCCGTGTTGTGGGGCAGGAGGGCCGGGTGGGGGGCCCCCGCTGCCCCCACGGCTACTATACTCATGCCGCCTCTGCGCCTTCGTGTCCCACTACTCGAGCCACCTGAAGCggcacatgcagacacacagcGGGGAGAAGCCGTTCCGCTGTGGCCGCTGCCCCTACGCCTCAGCCCAGCTCGTCAACCTGACGCGACATACCCGCACCCACACTGGCGAGAAGCCCTACCGCTGTCCCCACTGCCCCTTTGCCTGCAGCAGCCTGGGCAACCTGAGGCGGCATCAGCGCACCCACGCGGGGCCCCCCACTCCTCCCTGCCCGACCTGTGGCTTCCGCTGCTGTGCTCCACGTCCCACCCGGCCTCCCAGTCCCACAGAGCAGGAGGGGGCAGTGCCCCGGCGACCTGAAG ATGCTCTGCTGCTTCCAGATTTGAGCCTCCATGTGCCACCAGGTGGTGCCAGTTTCCTGCCGGACTGTGGGCAGCTGCGGGGTGAAGGGGAGGGCCTCTGTGGGACTGGATCAGAACCACTGCCAGAGCTGCTGTTCCCTTGGACCTGCCGGAACTGTGGAcaagagctggaggagggggagggtaGTCGGCTGGGAGCTGCCATGTGTGGGCGCTGCATGCGAGGAGAGGCTGGAGGGGGTGCCAGCGggggaccccagggccccagTGACAAAGGCTTCGCCTGTagcctctgcccctttgccaccCACTATCCCAACCACCTGGCTCGGCATATGAAGACGCACAGTGGCGAGAAGCCTTTCCGCTGTGCTCGCTGTCCCTATGCCTCTGCTCATCTGGATAACCTGAAACGGCACCAGCGTGtccacacaggagagaagcccTACAAGTGCCCCCTCTGCCCCTATGCCTGTGGCAACCTGGCCAACCTCAAGCGTCATGGTCGTATCCACTCTGGGGACAAACCTTTTCGGTGTAGCCTTTGCAACTACAGCTGCAATCAGAGCATGAACCTCAAACGCCACATGCTGCGGCACACAGGCGAGAAGCCCTTCCGCTGTGCCACCTGCGCCTACACCACAGGCCACTGGGACAACTACAAACGCCACCAGAAGGTGCATGGCCATGGTGGGGCAGGAGGGCCTGGCCTCTCTGCCTCTGAGGGTTGGGCCCCGCCTCATAGCCCCTCCTCTGTGTTGAGCTCTCGGGGTCCCACACCCCTGAGCACTGCAGGTAGCCGGGCTCTCCATACAGACTCACCCTGA
- the SNX17 gene encoding sorting nexin-17, with product MHFSIPETESRSGDSGGSAYVAYNIHVNGVLHCRVRYSQLLGLHEQLRKEYGANVLPAFPPKKLFSLTPAEVEQRREQLEKYMQAVRQDPLLGSSETFNSFLRRAQQETQQVPTEEVSLEVLLSNGQKVLVNVLTSDQTEDVLEAVAAKLDLPDDLIGYFSLFLVREKEDGTFSFVRKLQEFELPYVSVTSLRSQEYKIVLRKSYWDSAYDDDVMENRVGLNLLYAQTVSDIERGWILVTKEQHRQLKSLQEKVSKKEFLRLAQTLRHYGYLRFDACVADFPEKDCPVVVSAGNSELSLQLRLPGQQLREGSFRVTRMRCWRVTSSVPLPSGSTSSPGRGRGEVRLELAFEYLMSKDRLQWVTITSPQAIMMSICLQSMVDELMVKKSGGSIRKMLRRRVGGTLRRSDSQQAVKSPPLLESPDASRESMVKLSSKLSAVSLRGIGSPSTDASASDVHGNFAFEGIGDEDL from the exons ATGCACTTTTCCATTCCTGAAACCGAGTCCCGCAGCGGGGACAGCGGCGGCTCCGCCTATGTG GCCTACAACATTCACgtgaatggagtcctgcattgccGGGTGCGCTACAGCCAGCTCCTGGGGCTGCACGAGCAG CTTCGGAAGGAGTATGGGGCCAATGTCCTTCCTGCATTTCCCCCAAAGAAGCTTTTCTCTCTGACACCTGCTGAGGTGGAACAGCGGAGAGAGCAGTTAGAAAAGTACATGCAAGCTG TTCGGCAGGACCCACTGCTTGGGAGCAGTGAGACCTTTAATAGCTTCCTGCGTCGGGCACAACAG GAGACACAGCAGGTCCCCACAGAGGAGGTTTCCTTGGAAGTGCTGCTCAGCAACGGGCAGAAAGTTCTGGTCAATGTGCTAACTTCAGATCAGACTGAAGATGTCCTAGAG GCTGTGGCTGCAAAACTGGATCTTCCAGATGACTTGATTGGATACTTTAGTCTCTTTCTAGTTCGAGAGAAAGAGGATGGAACCTTTTCTT TTGTACGGAAGTTGCAAGAGTTTGAGCTGCCTTATGTGTCTGTTACCAGCCTTCGGAGTCAAGAGTATAAGATTGTGCTAAGGAAGAG TTATTGGGACTCTGCCTATGATGACGATGTCATGGAGAACCGGGTTGGCCTGAACCTGCTATATGCTCAG ACAGTATCAGACATTGAGCGTGGGTGGATTCTGGTCACCAAGGAGCAACACCGGCAGCTCAAATCTCTGCAAGAGAAGGTCTCCAAGAAGGAG TTCCTACGACTGGCTCAGACCCTGCGGCACTATGGCTACTTGCGCTTTGATGCCTGTGTGGCTGACTTCCCAGAGAAGGACTGTCCCGTGGTGGTGAGCGCAGGCAACAGTGAGCTCAGCCTCCAGCTCCGCTTGCCTGGCCAGCAACTCCGTGAAGGCTCCTTCCGGGTCACCCGCATGCGGTGCTGGCGGGTCACCTCCTCT GTGCCACTGCCCAGTGGAAGCACAAGTAGCccaggccggggccggggtgaGGTGCGCCTGGAACTGGCTTTTGAATACCTCATGAGCAAGGACCGGCTACAGTGGGTCACCATCACCAGCCCCCAG GCTATCATGATGAGTATCTGCTTGCAGTCCATGGTAGATGAACTGATGGTGAAGAAATCTGGTGGCAGCATCAGGAAG ATGCTGCGCCGGCGAGTGGGGGGCACCCTGAGACGCTCAGACAGCCAGCAAGCAGTGAAGTCCCCGCCCCTGCTT GAGTCACCTGATGCCAGCCGGGAGTCCATGGTTAAACTCTCA AGCAAGCTGAGTGCCGTGAGCTTGCGGGGGATTGGCAGTCCCAGCACAGATGCCAGTGCCAGTGATGTCCACGGCAATTTTGCCTTCGAGGGCATTGGAGATGAGGATCTGTGA